A single region of the Pseudorhodoplanes sp. genome encodes:
- a CDS encoding trimeric intracellular cation channel family protein, producing MLDTFITILDFLGVAVFAVTGALVASRKQMDVVGFALLATVTGIGGGTLRDLILGIPVFWVQKPVYVGVCLAVAVIAFFTAHIPQSRYRLLLQLDAVGLSFFCVVGAEVALAAGAGPFIAIIMGVMTATFGGIMRDILGGEVPIILRKEIYATAALAGACVFTALAVWGGLGIAATLAGFLACFVIRAMALRRGWSLPPYRARPGRRPDELGL from the coding sequence ATGCTCGATACGTTCATCACCATTCTCGATTTCCTGGGCGTGGCGGTTTTCGCCGTGACCGGCGCACTGGTCGCCTCGCGCAAGCAGATGGATGTTGTCGGGTTTGCCCTGCTGGCAACGGTGACCGGCATCGGCGGGGGCACCTTACGCGATCTGATCCTCGGAATACCAGTCTTCTGGGTACAGAAGCCGGTCTATGTCGGGGTCTGTCTGGCTGTGGCGGTCATTGCATTCTTCACGGCCCATATTCCGCAATCCCGCTACCGTCTGCTGTTGCAGCTCGATGCCGTGGGGCTGTCCTTCTTCTGCGTGGTTGGGGCGGAGGTCGCGCTCGCGGCCGGCGCCGGGCCATTTATCGCCATCATCATGGGCGTGATGACGGCCACATTCGGCGGCATCATGCGGGATATTCTCGGCGGGGAAGTGCCCATCATCCTGCGCAAGGAAATTTATGCGACTGCGGCGCTTGCCGGAGCCTGTGTTTTCACGGCCCTGGCAGTCTGGGGCGGGCTGGGAATTGCGGCAACTCTGGCGGGCTTTCTGGCCTGCTTCGTTATCCGCGCCATGGCGCTGCGGAGGGGTTGGTCACTGCCGCCCTACCGGGCCCGGCCGGGCCGTCGTCCCGATGAATTAGGCCTCTGA
- the grpE gene encoding nucleotide exchange factor GrpE produces MNDTPRPDAAATPTGNDQAAAPAETAVEPLVAAQQEAASLKDKLLRALADMENLRRRTEREVADARAYGISSFARDVLGVADNMRRALDAVGPELRATADAGINALIEGVELTERELLKSLEKNGIKKIDPLGEKFDPNIHQAMYEVPDASVPAGSVVQVVQPGYLIGERVLRPAMVGVSKGGPKTAPAADNNVSAQGPAAD; encoded by the coding sequence ATGAACGATACGCCTCGGCCTGACGCCGCCGCGACCCCCACCGGGAATGACCAGGCTGCAGCGCCCGCCGAAACTGCGGTGGAGCCGCTTGTGGCGGCGCAGCAGGAGGCCGCCAGCCTGAAGGACAAGCTGCTGCGCGCCCTCGCGGACATGGAAAATCTCCGCCGCCGCACCGAGCGCGAGGTCGCCGATGCGCGGGCCTATGGCATTTCATCTTTTGCGCGCGACGTCCTCGGCGTGGCCGACAATATGCGCCGCGCGCTCGACGCAGTCGGTCCGGAATTGCGCGCCACTGCCGATGCCGGAATCAACGCCCTCATCGAGGGCGTTGAATTGACGGAGCGTGAACTGCTGAAGTCGCTGGAAAAGAACGGCATCAAGAAAATCGACCCGCTGGGCGAGAAGTTCGACCCCAATATCCATCAGGCGATGTACGAAGTGCCTGATGCGTCCGTGCCCGCGGGCAGTGTCGTGCAGGTCGTGCAGCCCGGCTACCTGATCGGCGAACGGGTCTTGCGGCCTGCCATGGTCGGGGTTTCCAAGGGCGGTCCGAAAACGGCGCCCGCCGCCGACAACAATGTCAGCGCGCAAGGCCCGGCGGCGGACTGA
- the hrcA gene encoding heat-inducible transcriptional repressor HrcA, protein MSERSREIFRQIVESYLATGEPVGSRNVSRLLQVSLSPASVRNVMSDLEQLGLIYAPHTSAGRLPTEIGLRFFVDALLEIGDINEKDRRSIEAQIASSGKTVEGVLTQASGLLSGLTRAAGVVLTTKSNVRLKHIEFVRLEPERALVVLVSEDGQVENRILNVPAGLPTSALTEATNFLNARSRGKTLSEAKAELERALEASRAELDQLTQKIVEAGLANWSGGGNDERKLIVRGQAHLLEDLRALEDLERVRLLFDDLETRREVIDLLGRAELAEGVRIFIGSENKLFSLSGSSTIMAPYSDSTGRVVGVLGVIGPTRLNYARVIPMVDYTARIVSKLLSG, encoded by the coding sequence ATGAGCGAGCGCTCGCGCGAGATTTTCCGCCAAATCGTGGAAAGCTATCTCGCAACCGGCGAGCCGGTGGGTTCGCGCAACGTGTCCCGGTTGCTGCAGGTCTCGCTCTCCCCGGCCTCGGTCCGCAACGTGATGTCGGATCTGGAACAGCTCGGTCTGATCTATGCGCCGCATACGTCGGCTGGCCGTCTGCCGACCGAGATCGGCCTGCGCTTCTTCGTCGATGCGCTGCTGGAAATCGGCGACATCAACGAGAAGGACCGCCGTTCAATCGAGGCGCAGATCGCGTCCTCCGGCAAGACCGTGGAGGGCGTGCTCACGCAGGCCTCCGGCTTGCTCTCTGGCCTGACCCGGGCAGCCGGCGTCGTGCTCACGACCAAATCCAATGTGCGGCTCAAGCATATCGAATTCGTGCGGCTTGAGCCGGAGCGGGCGCTCGTCGTGCTCGTGTCCGAGGATGGTCAGGTCGAGAACCGCATCCTGAATGTGCCAGCCGGCCTGCCCACGTCGGCGCTTACGGAAGCGACGAATTTTCTGAATGCCCGCAGCCGCGGCAAGACCTTGTCGGAAGCGAAGGCCGAACTCGAGCGCGCACTCGAAGCCAGCCGCGCCGAACTGGACCAATTGACTCAGAAAATTGTCGAGGCCGGTCTGGCAAACTGGTCCGGCGGCGGCAATGACGAACGCAAGCTGATCGTGCGCGGGCAGGCGCATTTACTCGAAGATCTCAGAGCGCTGGAAGACCTCGAACGGGTGCGGCTGCTGTTTGACGATCTGGAGACGCGGCGGGAAGTCATCGATCTACTCGGCCGCGCGGAACTTGCAGAGGGTGTGCGGATTTTCATTGGGTCTGAGAACAAATTGTTCTCGCTCTCGGGTTCCTCCACCATCATGGCGCCCTATTCGGATTCGACCGGGCGTGTGGTTGGGGTTCTGGGGGTGATCGGCCCGACCCGGCTGAATTATGCGCGGGTCATACCCATGGTCGATTACACCGCGCGAATAGTGTCCAAACTCCTGAGCGGCTAA
- the rph gene encoding ribonuclease PH — translation MRPSRRAPDELRAVSLERGVVKYAEGSCFVKFGDTHVLVTATLEERLPPWLKGQGRGWVTAEYGMLPRATSERTRREASAGKQSGRTVEIQRLIGRSLRTVVDLVALGERQITMDCDVIQADGGTRTASITGAWVALHDCVSWMRSRNMIKNGVIRDHVAAISCGIHNHVAVLDLDYAEDSEAETDANFVMTGNGNIVEVQGTAEKEPFSEEQLLALLALARSGVKKLVDLQKMAVT, via the coding sequence ATGCGGCCAAGCCGTCGGGCACCCGACGAATTGCGCGCCGTCTCGCTGGAGCGCGGCGTCGTCAAATATGCCGAAGGATCGTGTTTCGTGAAATTCGGCGATACCCACGTCCTCGTGACCGCGACCCTGGAAGAGCGCCTGCCGCCCTGGCTGAAGGGTCAGGGCCGCGGCTGGGTGACCGCCGAATACGGCATGCTGCCGCGCGCAACTTCCGAGCGCACCCGCCGCGAAGCGTCGGCCGGGAAACAGTCCGGCCGCACGGTTGAGATCCAGCGGCTGATCGGCCGCAGCCTGCGCACAGTGGTCGACCTCGTAGCACTCGGGGAACGCCAGATCACCATGGACTGCGATGTGATCCAGGCCGACGGCGGCACGCGCACCGCCTCGATCACCGGCGCCTGGGTGGCCTTGCATGATTGCGTCTCCTGGATGAGGTCGCGCAACATGATCAAGAACGGCGTGATCCGCGACCATGTCGCGGCGATTTCCTGTGGCATCCACAATCATGTGGCGGTGCTCGATCTCGATTACGCGGAAGATTCGGAAGCTGAGACTGACGCTAATTTCGTTATGACCGGTAACGGCAACATCGTCGAAGTGCAAGGTACTGCGGAAAAGGAACCGTTCAGCGAGGAGCAGCTTCTCGCCTTGCTGGCGCTCGCACGTAGCGGCGTGAAGAAACTGGTCGATCTGCAGAAAATGGCGGTGACCTAA